The proteins below are encoded in one region of Engystomops pustulosus chromosome 8, aEngPut4.maternal, whole genome shotgun sequence:
- the LOC140076139 gene encoding putative nuclease HARBI1, protein MDMLPILYVAIQNDRIMARQRRRRQRRRPRVFRPRVSFADFTDAEVYQQFRLDRASILSLYEKLEVAIGAKTGRSHAVPGLTKMVSAIYYMANASFQHCIAERFGFSQPTFSRFFHEVVDELFKLCTQYIAFPKTADAIRRTQAEFVQVAGMPNVIGLIDCTHVALVPPAADEYRYRNRKMFRSINVQVTVDHNNLITNVVAKYPGSTHDSFIFEHCGLNRRLQSELYRDAFLLGDNGYKLLPWLMTPYLRPSTPKERSFNHAHRRTRSAIERTFGILKSRFRCLDFSGGAMLYKPPIVCKVIIACCMLHNIATANRLEIDLATDLTEHIEHQGDVSAEPTNRAGQLRRRQITEIYF, encoded by the exons ATGGATATGCTTCCGATCCTCTACGTGGCCATTCAAAATGACAGGATCATGGCTAGACAgcgcagacggaggcagaggaggcGTCCTCGAGTGTTCCGTCCTCGTGTGTCCTTTGCAGATTTTACGGACGCGGAGGTGTATCAGCAGTTTCGGCTGGATAGAGCTTCAATCCTAAGCCTCTATGAGAAGCTTGAAGTAGCTATCGGGGCTAAAACAGGACGGTCACATGCAGTGCCTGGACTCACCAAGATGGTCTCGGCCATCTATTATATGGCTAACGCGTCCTTCCAGCACTGCATTGCTGAGCGTTTTGGTTTTTCGCAACCAACCTTCAGCCGTTTTTTCCACGAGGTAGTGGATGAGCTGTTTAAGCTCTGTACACAGTACATCGCCTTCCCCAAAACTGCTGATGCCATCCGGAGGACGCAAGCGGAGTTTGTGCAAGTAGCGGGGATGCCCAACGTGATCGGGCTAATCGACTGCACACATGTGGCGTTGGTGCCTCCTGCGGCCGATGAATATCGGTACCGCAATCGAAAAATGTTTCGATCTATTAATGTGCAGGTCACCGTGGACCACAATAACCTCATAACGAATGTGGTCGCAAAGTACCCTGGCTCGACACACGATTCCTTTATCTTTGAGCACTGTGGCCTCAATCGCCGGCTCCAGAGTGAATTGTACAGGGACGCCTTTCTGCTTG GTGATAATGGCTACAAATTATTGCCATGGTTGATGACACCATATTTGCGGCCAAGCACCCCTAAGGAGAGGAGCTTCAACCACGCACATCGAAGAACCAGAAGTGCCATTGAGAGGACCTTTGGAATTCTCAAGAGTCGGTTCCGCTGCCTGGATTTTTCAGGGGGGGCTATGCTCTACAAACCCCCCATTGTGTGCAAGGTCATTATAGCCTGTTGCATGTTACATAACATTGCAACAGCCAACAGGCTAGAAATTGACCTTGCAACAGATTTAACTGAGCATATAGAGCATCAGGGGGATGTGTCTGCTGAACCCACAAATAGAGCGGGACAACTAAGGCGCAGGCAAATCACTGAGATTTACTTTTAA